A genomic region of Corticium candelabrum chromosome 6, ooCorCand1.1, whole genome shotgun sequence contains the following coding sequences:
- the LOC134181604 gene encoding uncharacterized protein LOC134181604, which produces MAYRTTPHSTTGISPADAFFQRKVRCKLPTLGLQDTPVFDGHMRDEDLRKKEEGKRHGDIAVKAQTDDIKVGDKVLLRQQKTNKLTTTYEWQPYNVISRAGAEVVISNGNKTLRRHIFHTRPYEEGQTPSVQEKESTNDLDEHFPTQQAKQTTKEGRPRRERQPPVRLKDYSLS; this is translated from the coding sequence ATGGCATACCGCACCACACCACATTCCACAACTGGAATCAGCCCAGCTGACGCATTCTTTCAAAGGAAAGTACGATGCAAACTGCCAACTTTAGGGTTACAAGATACCCCAGTTTTCGACGGACATATGCGAGATGAAGATTTGCGAAAAAAGGAGGAAGGGAAAAGACATGGAGATATCGCAGTAAAAGCACAAACCGACGATATAAAAGTAGGAGACAAAGTACTGTTACGCCAGCAGAAGACCAATAAATTGACTACCACTTATGAATGGCAACCTTATAACGTGATCAGCAGAGCCGGAGCAGAAGTAGTTATATCCAACGGGAATAAGACACTCCGACGACACATCTTTCACACGAGACCATACGAGGAAGGACAAACACCCTCTGTACAAGAGAAAGAGTCGACTAACGACCTTGACGAACATTTCCCTACTCAACAggcaaaacagacaactaaagaAGGAAGACcaagaagagagagacagcCACCTGTCCGCCTGAAAGACTACAGCTTATCGTAG
- the LOC134180755 gene encoding uncharacterized protein K02A2.6-like, producing the protein MEIPPVERFQFPDESTSDLGANWEKWKRSFQYYLDGRGINQDARKRALLLHSAGPRVQTIFETLDDTGNTYASAIQSLDTYFQPLVNKYYERYRFRQIRQQQGEAIDRFVSRLRQQAAKCSFADSDENILDQLIEKCDGSRVRSKLLEEGNDLTLEKAISLARTLESVAAQERDISSQQDAGPSTERTLRVESTWKDRQAKSKGKPQAKKPQHAKQCSRCGLEGHGPTDAKCPAKKVECNKCHKQGHYARMCKTKSNSSKTGKVLMTEESQCKQGECLSKSDSEYVFAVNHEHATAVIRIGGVDTQVVIDSGACSNIMSQQEFTRLKHKGMKYKSCKVKKTLYTYGSTRPLSVVGGFDTEVASEGKQMTTQFIVVRCSGPTLLGRQTAPELHLLTLGSVREDNTLGRKELIEEYSDCFSGLGKLKDFQLKIHIDESVTPVAQQPRRIPFGLRDKVEAELNHLLEADVIEEVQGPTSWISPVVVIPKKGGQVRICVDMRRANEAVIRERHPIPTVDEVVEELRHSKHFSRLDLKKGFHQVELDETSRPITTFVTHKGLFRYKRLMFGVSSAPEAYQRIIQQTLSGCEGTTNISDDILVHGVSKAEHDLRLRAVLDRIRDRGLTLNAEKCDFDMDKLKFMGHVISKEGISPADDKVASIMATRDPKTATEVRSFLGIVNFCAKFIPDLATIADPLRKCARANQSFVWTKTEAEAFATIKNRLRDATALAVFDRTAHTSVVADASPVGLGAVLWQEQDGIKKPISYASRSLTDVERRYSQTEKEALGLVWACERFNLYLAGRKFDLITDHRPLQTIYGPRSKPSARIERWVLRLQPYDFNVIYTPGKYNIADPLSRLSLRDQGGENDEYIKFVAREAAPSSISPRQIEEASKEDSELQSLRRSIREGNQANVPANYKHVFGELTIVGYIVLRNCRIVIPTKLRNQVLQLAHEGHQGITKCKDRLRTKVWWPGVDREMERMCRTCHACQITQLPSHPPPMKRTQLPTGPWITIAADILGPLPTGEYLLVVVDYYSRYFEVDLLKRIRASDIISRLKTTFSRYGAPYTMITDNGSHGAQHQPPIMAQSQWRSRKTEPHFATRYADSTSRR; encoded by the exons ATGGAGATACCTCCAGTGGAGCGATTTCAATTTCCAGACGAATCAACGTCTGACCTAGGCGCAAACTGGGAAAAATGGAAGCGTAGTTTTCAGTACTACCTTGACGGACGAGGCATCAACCAGGACGCTCGGAAGAGAGCACTCCTGCTGCATTCCGCTGGACCGCGAGTCCAAACGATCTTTGAGACTCTAGACGACACGGGGAATACCTATGCATCTGCCATCCAGTCACTCGATACCTATTTCCAACCGCTAGTCAACAAATACTATGAACGTTACCGATTTAGACAAATACGGCAACAACAGGGAGAGGCGATTGATCGATTTGTGAGTCGTCTCCGACAGCAGGCCGCCAAGTGCAGCTTTGCAGATTCTGATGAGAACATTCTGGATCAACTGATAGAGAAGTGTGATGGTTCAAGAGTCCGCTCAAAACTGCTTGAGGAAGGTAATGACCTGACTCTGGAAAAGGCAATATCCCTAGCACGTACGCTAGAATCAGTAGCCGCGCAAGAGAGAGACATTTCGAGTCAACAAGATGCAGGACCCTCCACTGAGAGAACCCTTCGAGTAGAATCTACATGGAAGGACAGGCAAGCCAAAAGTAAGGGCAAACCACAAGCGAAAAAGCCACAACACGCGAAGCAGTGCTCACGATGTGGACTAGAAGGCCACGGCCCAACAGACGCAAAATGTCCAGCAAAGAAAGTAGAATGCAACAAGTGTCATAAGCAAGGACATTATGCTCGTATGTGCAAGACGAAGAGCAACAGCTCGAAGACTGGTAAAGTCCTCATGACAGAAGAGAGTCAATGTAAACAAGGGGAATGCTTGAGTAAGTCTGATTCAGAGTATGTGTTCGCTGTAAATCACGAACATGCTACAGCTGTTATTCGAATTGGTGGAGTTGATACACAAGTTGTCATAGACAGTGGAGCCTGTAGTAATATTATGTCACAACAAGAGTTCACACGGTTGAAACACAAAGGGATGAAATACAAATCATGCAAAGTGAAGAAAACCCTCTACACGTATGGTTCAACCAGACCCTTGTCTGTAGTTGGGGGATTTGACACAGAAGTAGCGTCAgaaggcaaacaaatgacaaccCAATTTATTGTTGTACGCTGTTCAGGACCAACATTGCTGGGACGTCAGACTGCACCAGAGCTGCATCTCCTAACGTTAGGATCTGTTCGAGAAGACAACACGCTTGGTCGAAAAGAACTAATAGAGGAGTACAGTGATTGTTTCTCAGGATTAGGGAAGTTGAAAGACTTCCAATTGAAGATACATATTGACGAGTCTGTGACCCCCGTAGCTCAGCAACCTAGACGGATCCCATTTGGCTTGAGAGACAAGGTTGAAGCAGAGTTAAATCATCTTCTGGAAGCAGACGTCATCGAGGAAGTTCAAGGACCGACATCTTGGATCAGTCCCGTCGTGGTGATACCCAAGAAGGGAGGCCAAGTTCGAATTTGCGTAGATATGAGACGAGCCAATGAAGCCGTCATCCGGGAGAGACACCCAATACCCACAGTCGATGAAGTAGTGGAAGAGCTCAGGCACAGCAAACACTTCAGTCGACTAGATCTTAAGAAGGGGTTTCATCAGGTCGAACTGGATGAAACATCACGACCAATAACTACCTTCGTCACCCACAAAGGATTATTTCGATACAAGAGATTGATGTTCGGAGTATCATCCGCCCCAGAGGCATACCAACGTATCATCCAGCAGACACTGTCAGGCTGTGAGGGAACCACAAATATCTCCGATGATATCTTGGTCCATGGAGTTAGCAAAGCCGAACATGACCTGAGACTACGAGCTGTCCTAGATCGGATCAGGGACAGAGGATTGACGCTCAATGCCGAAAAGTGTGACTTTGATATGGATAAACTCAAGTTTATGGGACATGTGATATCCAAAGAGGGTATATCACCGGCAGACGATAAAGTAGCATCTATCATGGCAACCCGAGACCCTAAGACAGCAACGGAAGTACGATCTTTCCTCGGCATAGTAAATTTTTGTGCCAAGTTCATACCAGACTTAGCAACAATTGCAGACCCTCTTCGGAAGTGTGCGAGAGCCAACCAGTCTTTCGTGTGGACAAAGACTGAAGCAGAAGCATTCGCAACTATTAAGAATAGATTACGCGATGCCACCGCCCTTGCTGTGTTTGACAGAACAGCACACACCAGTGTCGTAGCTGATGCAAGTCCTGTAGGACTAGGAGCTGTTCTCTGGCAGGAACAAGATGGAATAAAGAAGCCTATCAGTTATGCGAGTAGAAGTCTGACTGATGTAGAGCGCAGATACTCTCAAACAGAGAAGGAAGCGCTAGGCCTAGTCTGGGCATGTGAAAGATTTAATCTGTATCTGGCAGGTCGGAAATTTGATCTCATTACAGATCACAGACCACTTCAAACTATTTATGGACCTCGAAGCAAACCTTCGGCGAGGATCGAACGTTGGGTTCTTAGACTCCAACCCTACGATTTCAACGTGATCTACACGCCAGGAAAGTACAATATTGCTGACCCCTTGTCACGATTGTCATTGCGTGATCAAGGTGGAGAGAATGACGAATACATCAAGTTTGTGGCAAGAGAAGCCGCACCTTCGTCGATCTCACCGAGACAAATTGAAGAAGCGTCCAAAGAAGACAGTGAGTTACAGTCACTACGAAGGAGTATCCGAGAAGGAAACCAAGCAAATGTACCGGCAAATTACAAGCATGTATTTGGCGAATTGACCATTGTTGGTTATATCGTTCTTCGAAACTGTAGAATAGTGATTCCAACTAAACTTCGGAACCAAGTGTTACAATTAGCACATGAGGGGCACCAAGGGATTACAAAGTGCAAAGATCGACTACGAACCAAAGTATGGTGGCCAGGCGTCGACCGCGAAATGGAACGCATGTGCAGAACATGCCACGCCTGTCAAATTACCCAATTGCCATCCCACCCACCTCCCATGAAAAGGACACAGCTCCCAACAGGTCCATGGATAACGATTGCTGCTGACATACTTGGTCCCTTACCGACTGGTGAATATCTTTTAGTAGTAGTGGATTACTACAGCCGATATTTCGAAGTAGATCTGTTGAAGCGAATTAGAGCTTCAGACATTATCTCCAGGCTAAAGACCACGTTCTCTAGATATGGTGCTCCGTACACCATGATAACGGACAACGGTTCACA TGGAGCACAGCACCAGCCCCCCATTATGGCCCAGAGCCAATGGAGAAGTCGAAAGACAGAACCGCACTTTGCTACACGCTATGCAGACAGCACAAGTCGAAGGTAA